The genomic region AATAGCAATTAAAGAAAGTGGAGTAAGTTGTGTTATTGCAAAAACCTTCGCAAGAATATTCTATAGAAATGCTATAAATATTGGACTTCCAATTTTAGAATGCGAAGAGGCTGTAGATAAAATAGATGCAGGGGACAAACTAGAAATAGACTTCACAACTGGAGTAATAACAAATCATACAAAAAATGAACAATACCAAGGGGAACCTTTCCCGGAATTTATGCAGGAAATAATAAACTCAAATGGGCTAGTGAATTACATTAAAAACAAGAATAATTCAGTTAGGAGTTAGTAGTTTGGAGTTAGTAGTTTGGAGTGTGGAGTGTTGAGTGTGGAGCTTAATTTAGTCAGTAGTTTGGAGTTTGGAGTTTAGCTTAGTTAGGAGTTGGGGTAAGAAGCATAAGTTAGAGTTAAGAAGTGATAGGTAAGAAGTAATAAGCAAAAAAATATAGTGAACAGTGAACTGAATAGTTGGGGGGATTAAAATGAATTATAAAATAGCTGTAATAGCAGGAGATGGAATTGGTCCAGAAGTTGTTGAAGAAACTGTGAATATTTTAAATTGTGTTGGGGATAAATTTAATCATAAGTTTGAATATGAATATCTTTTAGCAGGAGGTTGTGCAATAGACGAGAAGGGTATACCTCTTCCAGAAGAAACTTTAGAAGCTTGTAAAAAGGCAGATGCAGTTTTACTTGGTGCTGTAGGAGGACCTAAATGGGACAATCCTGATGCAAAAATAAGACCTGAACAAGCCTTATTAGGTCTTAGGGGAGGTCTTGGACTTTTTTGTAATTTAAGACCAGCTCTTTTATATGCCCCATTAAAGGAAGCATCACCTCTTAAGGATTCAATTATAGGAGATGGAATAGATATATGCGTTGTTAGAGAACTAACAGGAGGCATATATTTTGGTGAAAGAGGAAGAGAAGAAATTAATGGTGTTAAGGGAGCTTATGATACTGAAAGATATAATGAAAATGAGGTAAGAAGAATAGGTAAAATTGCCTTTGAAACAGCAATGAAAAGAAATAAAAAGCTAACAAGTATTGATAAGGCCAATATACTGGAAAGTTCAAGGCTTTGGAGAAAGGTAATAGATGAATTGGCAAAGGAATATCCAGAGGTAGAAGTAAATCATATGTATGTTGATAATGCAGCAATGCAGCTTGTAAGAAATCCAAAACAATTTGATGTAATTGTTACTTCCAATATGTTTGGTGATATTTTATCAGACGAAGCTAGTATGATAACAGGTTCAATAGGTATGCTGCCTTCAGCATCATTGGGAGAAGGCAAAAAAGGAATGTATGAGCCAATCCATGGAAGTGCACCTGATATTGCTGGTCAAGGAATAGCTAATCCTCTAGCAACAATATTATCAGCTGCAATGATGCTTAGATATAGCTTTGATTTAGAAGAAGAAGCAAAAGCTATAGAAAAGGCAGTTGTTAGTGTTCTTGAAGAGGGTTATAGGACTGCAGATATTATGAGTGAAGGAAATAAGTTAGTTGGAACAAAGGAGATAGGAAAACTTGTACTAGAAAAAATATTGAGTTAAAGGAAGTGTTATTATGAGAAGTGATGCAATAAAGAAAGGAGCTTCTAGGGCTCCTCATAGATCATTACTTAAGGCAACTGGATTGACTGATGAAGAAATAGATAGACCCTTAATAGGAATTGTAACTTCACAAAATGATATAATTCCTGGCCATATTAATTTAGATAAGATAACAGAAGCTGTAAAAAAAGGCATCCTTCTGAAGGGCGGAACTCCAATAATATTTCCAGCTATAGGAGTATGTGATGGTATAGCAATGGGTCATGAGGGAATGAGATATTCATTACCCACTAGGGAATTAATTGCAGATTCTATAGAGTGTATGGCTAAGGCCCATCAATTTGATGCCTTAGTGTTTATTCCAAACTGTGACAAAATCGTTCCAGGGATGTTAATGGCTGCTTTAAGGCTTAATATACCATCGATTTTTGTCAGCGGCGGTCCAATGTTAGCAGGTAAATTTAAGGGAAAAGAAGTATCTCTTTCAACTATGTTTGAAGCGGTGGGAACTTATGAGAGTGGAAATATATCTAAAGGGGATTTGTTAAATTTAGAAAATAATGCTTGTCCTACATGTGGTTCTTGTTCTGGAATGTTTACTGCAAATTCAATGAATTGCTTGTCAGAAGCTTTGGGGTTAGCTCTACCAGGCAATGGCACAATCCCAGCTGTTTATTCAGAAAGAATTAGACTAGCTAAGATGGCAGGAATGCAGATAATGAATATTCTTAAGGAAGATATAAAACCAAGAGATATAGTTACAAAATCAGCATTAATTAATGCCCTTAAAGTAGATATGGCCCTTGGATGCTCAACCAATAGTATTCTGCATTTATTAGCTATAGCTAATGAAGCAAAAATAGAGTTAAATTATGAAATTATAGATAAGGTATCAGAAATTACCCCTAATTTATGTAAACTTGCGCCAGCTTCAGATACCCACATTGAGGAATTATACTGGGCTGGTGGCATTCAAGCAGTAATTAAGGAACTTTCAAAGAAGGATTTAATAGCTCTTGACTGCATTACAGTTACAGGAAAAAGCCATAGAGAAAATATTAAGGATGCAGAGGTTTTAAATTATGATGTTATAAGACCTATAGATAAGCCTTATAGTGAAATAGGAGGAATAAAAGTTCTTAAAGGAAACTTGGCTAAAGAAGGGGCAGTAGTTAAAAAGTCAGCAGTACTAGAAGAAATGCTGGTTCATACTGGATCGGCAAGGGTGTTTGATAGTGAAGAAGATGCAATAAAAGCTATTTTATCAAGGAAAATAGTTAAGGGTGATGTTGTAGTCATTAGATATGAAGGACCAAAAGGCGGACCTGGTATGAGGGAAATGCTGTCACCAACCTCAGCAATTGCAGGAATGGGCTTAGATAAATATGTAGCCTTGATAACAGATGGAAGATTTAGTGGAGCTACAAGAGGAGCATCTATAGGACACGTTGCACCAGAGGCTGCTGAAGGGGGAGTAATAGCGCTAGTAGAAGAAGGAGACAAAATATCAATAGATATTATAAATGGTAAACTAGAGCTGCTAGTTCCAGAGGAAGTTTTAGAAGAAAGAAGAAAAAGATTAAAAGCTTTTGAACCAAAGATTAAAGAGGGGTATTTATATAGATATTCAAAATTAGTAAGTTCATCAAGCAAAGGAGCAATATTAAAATAATGGACAATTCTCCATTGTTCATTGTGAATTGATAAAAAGGGGGGCTTTTATGTATTTAACTGGGGCAGAAATTTTAGTTAAATCCCTTTTGGATGAAGGTGTTGATACCATTTTTGGATATCCAGGAGGGGCTGTTTTAAATATATATGATGAATTATATAAATACAAAGATAAGATAAGGCATATTTTAATGGCTCATGAGCAGGGGGCAGCTCATGCAGCTGATGGATATGCAAGGGCGACGGGAAAGGTTGGAGTTTGTTTAGCTACTTCTGGCCCTGGGGCAACAAATCTTGTAACAGGAATAGCTACAGCTTATATGGATTCAATACCTATGGTTGCAATAACAGGAAATGTTCCAAGAAATCTGCTTGGAAAGGACAGCTTTCAAGAAGTCGATATAACTGGAATAACAATGCCAATAACTAAGTATAACTATATAGTTAAGGATATAAAGGATTTACAAAAAATAATAAGAGAGGCCTTTTATATTGCTAAGGAGGGGAGACCGGGGCCTGTACTTATAGATATACCAAAAGATATTACGGCTGAAAAAGCTGAATACAAGCCTTTAATACCTAAAAAAGTAGAAAGAAAGGTAAAAAACTTAACAGAAAAGGATTTAGAAAAGGTTGCAAAACTTATTAATGAGGCTAAAAATCCTTTCATCTATGCCGGGGGAGGAGTAGTGGCTTCAGGAGCTTATGATGAACTTATTGAATTAGTAAATAAAATTAATTCACCAATAGCTACATCTCTTATGGCAATTTCAGCTTTTCCACAGGAGCATCCATTATATACAGGAATGATTGGAATGCACGGATCAAAAGCATCAAATATTTTAGCATCAAAGTGTGATCTATTAATTTGCTTAGGTGCTAGATTTAACGATAGAGTTATAAGCAATCAAAAGCATATAAAAAATGCAAAGGTAGTTCATATAGATGTAGATCCAGCTGAAATTAATAAGAATATTAAAGCTGATGCATTTATTATTGGGGATTTAAAAAGTGTTCTTCAAAGGCTTATTTCATTACTTAAAGAAAAGAAAGATGAAGAATGGCTAGAAAAGGTTGAGGAATTAAAGTCATTAAATGTGATAAAAGATACAGATACAGGGGAGTTGACACCAGAATTTTTATTTAAAAAATTAGATGAATTTGATGATGGGAATTTTATAATAACAACAGAAGTTGGACAACATCAGATGTGGGCAGCTAAATATTATAAGTTTAGGAAACCTAGAAGCTTTATATCTTCTGGAGGACTTGGAACAATGGGATATGGTCTTGGGGCAGCCATTGGGGCTCAAGTTGCTTTAAAGGATAGAAGAGTAATTAATATAGCTGGAGATGGGAGTTTTGGAATGAACTGCAATGAATTAGTAACTGCAGTTAAAAATAACTTACCTATTATAGTAATAATTTTTAATAACAATTCCTTGGGGATGGTAAGACAATGGCAAAGTTTATTCTATGAAGAAAGATATTCTTATACAACCTTAAACAGGGCAACTGACTTTGTTAAATTAGCAGAAGCTTTTGGCGGTAGAGGCTATAGAGTTTTTAGAAAAGAAGATTTAAAGGATGTATTAACACAGGCATTAGAAAATAAGGGTCCTGTTGTAATAGATTATGTTGTTGATAATGATAGAAAGGTATTTCCAATGGTTGCACCAGGTGCAGCAATTGATGAAATAATAAGTGAAGAAAATATAAATAATTAGGGGGATGTAAAATGGCAAAAATGTATTATGAAAAAGATACAAATTTAAAGTTATTAGAGGGAAAAAAGGTAGCAATAATAGGATATGGCAGCCAAGGTCATGCTCATGCATTAAACTTAAAGGAAAGCGGAGTAGATGTTGTTGTTGGTCTTTATGAAGGAAGTAAATCTAAAGAGAGAGCCGAAAAGGCAGGATTAGAAGTTTTAACTGTAGCTGAAGCTGCAAAATTAGCAGATGTTATAATGATACTATTACCAGATGAAAAACAAGCAGCTGTATATAAATCAGAAATTGCACCAAATTTAGAAAAGGGTAATGCGCTTGTTTTTGCTCATGGATTTAATATCCACTATGGTCAAATTGTTCCGCCGGCAGATGTAGATGTATTTATGTGTGCTCCAAAGGGCCCAGGCCATATGGTTAGAAGAACTTATACAGAAGGTTCTGGAGTTCCATGTTTAATAGCAGTTTATCAAGATGCAACTGGTAATGCAAAAGATTTAGCATTAGCATATGCAAATGGAATTGGAGGAGCTAGAGCAGGTATCTTAGAAACTACTTTTAAAGATGAAACAGAAACAGATTTGTTTGGAGAGCAGGCTGTTCTTTGTGGAGGAGTTACTGCCCTTATAAAAGCAGGCTTTGAAACATTAGTAGAAGCTGGATATGCTCCAGAAAATGCATATTTTGAATGTCTGCATGAAATGAAACTGATAGTAGATTTAATGTACCAAGGTGGTATGGCAGCTATGAGATATTCCATTTCTGATACAGCTGAATATGGTGATTATCTTGTAGGAGACAGAATTATCACAGAAGATACTAAGAAAGAAATGAAAAAGGTATTAAAAGAAATTCAAGATGGAACTTTTGCTAAGAATTGGCTTTTAGAAAACCAAGTTGGAAGACCAATGTTTAATGCAAGAAGAAGATTAGAAGCAGAACACCCAATTGAAAAGGTAGGAAAAGAATTAAGAGAAATGATGAGCTGGATTGATACTAAAAAGTTAGATTAAAGATATAAAAGGGGCAATATCAAGAAATTTTGATATAGCTCCTTTTATAATTATATAATAAATGCAGACACTAATACTTGATATTTTAAATAAGGAAACTTACAATGGTAATAATATAAAATATTAATTAATAAAAATTATTTGTTTTAAAGTTATAATTATAAAAGTTAGGAGCTTAATTAAAGAGTAATTATGAAAAATGGATTTAATAAATTTATAAAATTAATCAAAGGTAAAGATAAAAATATAGAGAAGGGAAGTGATAATATGAAAAATAAGATGCCTGTTATATTTATAGGTCATGGAAGTCCTTTAAATATGATTTTAGATAATGATTATACAAGAGATTTAAGTGAATTCGGAAAAAGCTTAGAAAGGCCAAAGGCAATACTTGTAATATCAGCCCATTTTTATACAAAGGGTTCATATATAACTTATTCAGATAAACCTAAACAAATATATGATTTTTACGGCTTTCCAGATGAAATGTACAAAATGGAGTATAGACCAGATGGGGGAAAAGAATATGCATTAAAAACATATGAGCTCTTAAAGGATTTTGGAGTTAAGTTAACAGAAGATTGGGGATTAGACCATGGTTCTTGGGGAATATTGCATTTTTTATTCCCTAAAGCAGATGTGCCAACTTTCCAACTAAGTATAAATGCTGATTTAACAGAAGAAGAACATTATAATATGGCAAAGAAATTATTAAAATTAAGAGAAGAAGGAGTTTTAATAATTGGAAGCGGCAATATATCCCACAATTTAAGAGTAATGGAATATGAAATGGATGCTAAGCCTCTTGAATTTGCTTTAGAATTTGATGAATATATTAAAAAGTCATTATTAGAGGGAAATCATGAAAATGTGATTAATTATAAAAAATTAGGAGAAATAGCAAGTCTAGCAGTTCCAACTCCTGATCATTATCTTCCGCTGATTTATACAATAGCCCTTCAAGAAGAAGGAGAAAAAATAGATTTTATTCATGAAAACATACAAAATGGTTCAATGGCTATGAGAAGTTTTATAATCAATTGATAGTTACCAATTGATAATTAAGGAGAACTTTCTCTTTATTTTACATTTAAAATTTTAACTTATATGATATAACTTATGTGATATAATAATGCTGGATTAAATGTTGTCCAATAATTATATATATATTTAATACAATAATTTTATCTGAAAGGAAGTATTGAATTTGAAAATAAAAAGTTTTCTAAAGCTAGTAGAGATACAAACAAAGGCTGCAAGTGTAATTCCATATTTTTTAGCCTCCTTATTTGTATATTATAGATATAATATTTTTAATTTTAAAAATGCAATAATAATGTTTTTCTCAATGCTTATTTTTGATATGACAACTACAGCAATAAATAATTATATAGACTATGCAAAGGCAATAAAAAAAGAAGGATTTGGATATGAAAGTCATAATGCAATTGTAAGAGATAAATTAAATCCAGATCATGTAAGATATTTAATATATGCAATGTTAGGAACAGCAGCTCTTTTAGGATTATTATTAGTTGCAAATACAAATATTGTGGTTTTATTACTTGGTGCATTAGCCTTTGTTATTGGTATTACTTATACCTTTGGACCAATTCCAATTTCTAGAACTCCCTTTGGGGAATTATTTTCCGGTCTTGCAATGGGATTTTTATTAACTTTTATAACTATGTATATACATATATTTGACAGAGGGATATTAAATATCGATTATACAAATTTTAATAGTATAAATATAGTATTTAACTTAAAAGAACTTGTTATTTTATTTATAGTTTGCTTACCTGCAATAACAGGAATTGCAAATATTATGTTGGCAAATAATATCTGTGATATAGAAGATGATATAGTAAATAAGAGATATACTC from Clostridium isatidis harbors:
- the ilvB gene encoding biosynthetic-type acetolactate synthase large subunit, with the translated sequence MYLTGAEILVKSLLDEGVDTIFGYPGGAVLNIYDELYKYKDKIRHILMAHEQGAAHAADGYARATGKVGVCLATSGPGATNLVTGIATAYMDSIPMVAITGNVPRNLLGKDSFQEVDITGITMPITKYNYIVKDIKDLQKIIREAFYIAKEGRPGPVLIDIPKDITAEKAEYKPLIPKKVERKVKNLTEKDLEKVAKLINEAKNPFIYAGGGVVASGAYDELIELVNKINSPIATSLMAISAFPQEHPLYTGMIGMHGSKASNILASKCDLLICLGARFNDRVISNQKHIKNAKVVHIDVDPAEINKNIKADAFIIGDLKSVLQRLISLLKEKKDEEWLEKVEELKSLNVIKDTDTGELTPEFLFKKLDEFDDGNFIITTEVGQHQMWAAKYYKFRKPRSFISSGGLGTMGYGLGAAIGAQVALKDRRVINIAGDGSFGMNCNELVTAVKNNLPIIVIIFNNNSLGMVRQWQSLFYEERYSYTTLNRATDFVKLAEAFGGRGYRVFRKEDLKDVLTQALENKGPVVIDYVVDNDRKVFPMVAPGAAIDEIISEENINN
- the ygiD gene encoding 4,5-DOPA dioxygenase extradiol, producing the protein MKNGFNKFIKLIKGKDKNIEKGSDNMKNKMPVIFIGHGSPLNMILDNDYTRDLSEFGKSLERPKAILVISAHFYTKGSYITYSDKPKQIYDFYGFPDEMYKMEYRPDGGKEYALKTYELLKDFGVKLTEDWGLDHGSWGILHFLFPKADVPTFQLSINADLTEEEHYNMAKKLLKLREEGVLIIGSGNISHNLRVMEYEMDAKPLEFALEFDEYIKKSLLEGNHENVINYKKLGEIASLAVPTPDHYLPLIYTIALQEEGEKIDFIHENIQNGSMAMRSFIIN
- the leuB gene encoding 3-isopropylmalate dehydrogenase, which produces MNYKIAVIAGDGIGPEVVEETVNILNCVGDKFNHKFEYEYLLAGGCAIDEKGIPLPEETLEACKKADAVLLGAVGGPKWDNPDAKIRPEQALLGLRGGLGLFCNLRPALLYAPLKEASPLKDSIIGDGIDICVVRELTGGIYFGERGREEINGVKGAYDTERYNENEVRRIGKIAFETAMKRNKKLTSIDKANILESSRLWRKVIDELAKEYPEVEVNHMYVDNAAMQLVRNPKQFDVIVTSNMFGDILSDEASMITGSIGMLPSASLGEGKKGMYEPIHGSAPDIAGQGIANPLATILSAAMMLRYSFDLEEEAKAIEKAVVSVLEEGYRTADIMSEGNKLVGTKEIGKLVLEKILS
- the menA gene encoding 1,4-dihydroxy-2-naphthoate polyprenyltransferase, with the translated sequence MKIKSFLKLVEIQTKAASVIPYFLASLFVYYRYNIFNFKNAIIMFFSMLIFDMTTTAINNYIDYAKAIKKEGFGYESHNAIVRDKLNPDHVRYLIYAMLGTAALLGLLLVANTNIVVLLLGALAFVIGITYTFGPIPISRTPFGELFSGLAMGFLLTFITMYIHIFDRGILNIDYTNFNSINIVFNLKELVILFIVCLPAITGIANIMLANNICDIEDDIVNKRYTLPIYIGKENALKLFKWLYYIGYMAIVIAVVIRVLPLYSLLSVLVLKKVKENIDKFNELQTKKDTFGLAVENFALTNIVLAITILVGVII
- the leuD gene encoding 3-isopropylmalate dehydratase small subunit, with the protein product MKAVGKVFKYGDNVDTDVIIPARYLNTSDPKELASHCMEDIDKDFVKKVEAGDIIVANKNFGCGSSREHAPIAIKESGVSCVIAKTFARIFYRNAINIGLPILECEEAVDKIDAGDKLEIDFTTGVITNHTKNEQYQGEPFPEFMQEIINSNGLVNYIKNKNNSVRS
- the ilvD gene encoding dihydroxy-acid dehydratase, which gives rise to MRSDAIKKGASRAPHRSLLKATGLTDEEIDRPLIGIVTSQNDIIPGHINLDKITEAVKKGILLKGGTPIIFPAIGVCDGIAMGHEGMRYSLPTRELIADSIECMAKAHQFDALVFIPNCDKIVPGMLMAALRLNIPSIFVSGGPMLAGKFKGKEVSLSTMFEAVGTYESGNISKGDLLNLENNACPTCGSCSGMFTANSMNCLSEALGLALPGNGTIPAVYSERIRLAKMAGMQIMNILKEDIKPRDIVTKSALINALKVDMALGCSTNSILHLLAIANEAKIELNYEIIDKVSEITPNLCKLAPASDTHIEELYWAGGIQAVIKELSKKDLIALDCITVTGKSHRENIKDAEVLNYDVIRPIDKPYSEIGGIKVLKGNLAKEGAVVKKSAVLEEMLVHTGSARVFDSEEDAIKAILSRKIVKGDVVVIRYEGPKGGPGMREMLSPTSAIAGMGLDKYVALITDGRFSGATRGASIGHVAPEAAEGGVIALVEEGDKISIDIINGKLELLVPEEVLEERRKRLKAFEPKIKEGYLYRYSKLVSSSSKGAILK
- the ilvC gene encoding ketol-acid reductoisomerase, which codes for MAKMYYEKDTNLKLLEGKKVAIIGYGSQGHAHALNLKESGVDVVVGLYEGSKSKERAEKAGLEVLTVAEAAKLADVIMILLPDEKQAAVYKSEIAPNLEKGNALVFAHGFNIHYGQIVPPADVDVFMCAPKGPGHMVRRTYTEGSGVPCLIAVYQDATGNAKDLALAYANGIGGARAGILETTFKDETETDLFGEQAVLCGGVTALIKAGFETLVEAGYAPENAYFECLHEMKLIVDLMYQGGMAAMRYSISDTAEYGDYLVGDRIITEDTKKEMKKVLKEIQDGTFAKNWLLENQVGRPMFNARRRLEAEHPIEKVGKELREMMSWIDTKKLD